The region ACGTTCGGCGACGAGCAGTACACGCGATACCTCGAGCGACGCAACGGCGAAATCGTCTTCGACGGCGATCCGTATCTCGACGATCCGGAACTCGCCGATCTCTTCGCGTTCCTGCTCGAATCCAACGAGGCCCGCCGGGCCGTCAGGCGCGGCGACGACCTCCGCGAGCTGATCATGCAGCCGATCGATACGGACGAGATCGAAGCCGAGATCAGGATGCTCGAGCAGGAAAAGCGTGAGCTCGACGATCGACTCGAGCAACTCTCCCGGCTCGGGAACGAACTGCCCGACCTCGAGACGCGTCGCACGAGCCTCGAGTCGGACATCGAGGAGACGACCGACCGGATCGAGGAACTCGAGGCCGAACTCGACGAGTTCGATCTGGACGTCGAAGCGAGTCGGGCCCGCAAGGAAGAGATCGAGTCGGCGTTCTCCGACCTGCAGGAGGCTCGAACCGAACTCGAGTCCGTCGAGTACGACCTCGAGACCGAACGCGAGAGTCGGACCGAACTCGAACGCGAACGCGAAGAGCTCGAAACGGAGCTCGAGGAACTCGACGAGGACCACGAGTCGCCGGACCGCCTCGACGGCCGTATCGAGGAACTCCGCGCCCGGAAGCGGTCGCTCGACACGACCGTCAGCGAACTCCAGAGCGTGATTCGGTTCAACGAGGAGCGCCTCTCCGGCGACGGGCTCGATCTCGACCTCGGCGACTCGCTGGGCTCGGACGAGGGCGGCGACGGGAGCGGCGACATCACCGACCAGCTCCTCGGAGAGTCGACCGACGTGGTCTGTTGGACCTGCGGCTCGGAGGTCGACCGCGAGCGCATCGAGTCGACGCTCGACCGCCTCCGCGAACTCCGCCAGGCGAAACTCGACGAGCGAAGCGACCTCCAGGACCAGATCGACGAGCTCTCCGCGCGACGCAAGGAGATCCGCGAGCGGACCCAACAGCGCGGCGAGATCGAGACGCGACTCGAGGCGATCGAGGGCGAACTCGAGCGCCGCGCGGAGCGCATCGAGGAGCTCGAGGCGGATCTCGAGGCCCAAGAAGAGCGCGTCGAGGAGCTCGAAGCCGACGCCGAGTCGTTCGAGAACGCGGAGTACGGCGACGTCATCGAGACCCACCGCGAACTGAACCGGCTCGAACTCGATCTCGAAAACCTCGAGGACGAGCGCGACGAGGTCGAGGGCCGCATCGACGAGATCGAAGCCCAACTCGACGAGCGCGACGAGCTCGAGGAGCGACGTGAGAGCGTCGAGGACGAACTGACCGACCTCCGGACGCGCGTCGACCGGATCGAGCAGAACGCCGTCGACGCGTTCAACGAGCACATGGAGTCGATCCTCTCGATCCTCGAGTACGAGAACATCGACCGCATCTGGATCGAACGCCGCGAGACGACCGTCCGGGAGGGCCGCCGCAAGGTCGATCGGACCGCCTTCGACCTGCACATCGTCCGCTCGACCGCCGAGGGTGCG is a window of Natrinema salifodinae DNA encoding:
- a CDS encoding archaea-specific SMC-related protein, translated to MSSPESVTSSIAVSAENIGGIDSTEVTLQPGVNVLTGRNATNRTSFLQTIMAALGSRRSSLKGDADAGQVELTFGDEQYTRYLERRNGEIVFDGDPYLDDPELADLFAFLLESNEARRAVRRGDDLRELIMQPIDTDEIEAEIRMLEQEKRELDDRLEQLSRLGNELPDLETRRTSLESDIEETTDRIEELEAELDEFDLDVEASRARKEEIESAFSDLQEARTELESVEYDLETERESRTELEREREELETELEELDEDHESPDRLDGRIEELRARKRSLDTTVSELQSVIRFNEERLSGDGLDLDLGDSLGSDEGGDGSGDITDQLLGESTDVVCWTCGSEVDRERIESTLDRLRELRQAKLDERSDLQDQIDELSARRKEIRERTQQRGEIETRLEAIEGELERRAERIEELEADLEAQEERVEELEADAESFENAEYGDVIETHRELNRLELDLENLEDERDEVEGRIDEIEAQLDERDELEERRESVEDELTDLRTRVDRIEQNAVDAFNEHMESILSILEYENIDRIWIERRETTVREGRRKVDRTAFDLHIVRSTAEGATYEDTVDHLSESEREVTGLVFALAGYLVHDVYEVVPFMLLDSLEAIDSNRIAELVEYFEEYVDCLVVALLREDAEALSESYTYVSEI